Proteins found in one Nocardia brasiliensis ATCC 700358 genomic segment:
- a CDS encoding AraC family transcriptional regulator, whose protein sequence is MERVQDPGIRDWNFPRGIASVALMVAYAGERGVPAGRMLAGTGLTESLLRDPDAQIAAHVELAVIRNLVRELAARPAVGVEVGRRYRITTFGIFGFACVSSPTLGEAISFALRYLELSFTFCLPVAEWREGEFVAWVHDELIPADVRQFLVERDVTAMHQVMSDLLGRQLPLARAEFRFPEPAYADRIEEVTVVRPRFGRPRNLFAIDPAVLDQPLPQANEQTWAMCLAQCRDLVHRRRARTGIAAEVRALLVPGGSEGFTAPPGIDSVARDLNISTRTLRRHLDAAGTSYRALLDEVRRALAEEMLTTTPLSVSDVAIRLGYAESSTFIYAFKRWTGATPAAYRRERALRR, encoded by the coding sequence GTGGAACGGGTGCAGGATCCGGGGATCCGTGACTGGAACTTTCCGCGCGGGATAGCCAGCGTGGCGCTGATGGTCGCGTACGCGGGGGAGCGCGGCGTGCCCGCGGGGCGCATGCTCGCCGGGACGGGGCTCACCGAATCGTTGCTGCGCGACCCGGACGCGCAGATCGCCGCGCATGTGGAACTCGCGGTGATCCGCAATCTGGTGCGCGAACTCGCCGCGCGCCCCGCGGTGGGGGTGGAGGTGGGCCGCCGCTATCGGATCACCACCTTCGGCATCTTCGGCTTCGCGTGCGTCAGCAGCCCGACCCTCGGCGAGGCGATCTCGTTCGCGCTGCGCTATCTCGAACTGAGCTTCACCTTCTGCCTGCCGGTCGCCGAGTGGCGCGAGGGCGAATTCGTGGCGTGGGTGCACGACGAGCTGATCCCCGCCGATGTGCGCCAGTTCCTGGTGGAGCGCGACGTCACCGCGATGCATCAGGTGATGAGCGATCTGCTCGGCAGGCAGTTGCCTCTGGCCAGGGCCGAATTCCGGTTCCCGGAACCGGCATACGCGGACCGGATCGAAGAGGTCACGGTGGTGCGTCCGCGTTTCGGGCGGCCGCGCAATCTGTTCGCCATCGACCCGGCCGTGCTGGATCAGCCGCTGCCCCAGGCGAACGAGCAGACCTGGGCCATGTGCCTGGCGCAATGCCGGGATCTGGTGCACCGCAGGCGCGCCCGCACCGGCATCGCCGCCGAGGTGCGTGCGCTGCTCGTGCCCGGCGGGTCGGAGGGCTTCACCGCGCCACCCGGAATCGATTCCGTCGCCCGCGATCTCAATATCAGCACGCGCACTCTGCGTCGTCACCTGGACGCGGCGGGCACCAGCTATCGCGCTCTGCTCGACGAGGTGCGTCGCGCGCTGGCCGAGGAAATGCTCACCACCACACCGCTTTCGGTGAGCGATGTGGCGATCCGGCTCGGCTACGCCGAGTCGTCCACCTTCATCTACGCGTTCAAACGCTGGACCGGTGCGACTCCGGCCGCCTATCGCCGGGAACGCGCTCTGCGTCGCTGA
- a CDS encoding flavin-containing monooxygenase codes for MAAGRQPSVVIIGAGFGGIGMAIELRRNGLPDITILERAADLGGVWRENTYPGAACDVPSPLYSFSFEPKPDWPQRYSGRLAIHDYLRGVAARNGVLDSIRFGADVTHAEFDDATGRWTVHTADGTARTADVLIPAVGQLSRPALPDIAGLDTFAGPAFHSAEWDHTVELSGKRVACIGTGASAIQFVPEIQPRVAELTLFQRTPAWVIPKFDTDYSPVQHRLFARLPGALLVERFGWWAIAEFVSLGLVEFPAIARLVARIAERHLRKQVADPRLRAELTPDYPIGCKRALFSNDYYPALTQPNVHVETTAITEVMPEGVRTADGTVHPADVIIYGTGFKGTEFLWPMDIYGRAGRKLSDAWAEGAHAFYGIAVPDFPNLFLVYGPNTNLGVGSIIYMIESQARYIRQAVALLGDGRRLEVRADQEQRFNDALQQRLSRTPWNFCSSWYRDAAGRITNNWPGSQTSYRRHLRKLDPADYTLTSAG; via the coding sequence ATGGCAGCAGGGCGGCAGCCGTCGGTGGTGATCATCGGCGCGGGGTTCGGCGGGATCGGGATGGCGATCGAGTTGCGCCGCAACGGTTTACCCGACATCACCATTCTGGAGCGGGCCGCGGACCTCGGCGGTGTGTGGCGCGAGAACACCTATCCCGGCGCCGCCTGCGACGTGCCGTCCCCGCTGTACTCGTTCTCCTTCGAGCCGAAGCCGGACTGGCCGCAGCGCTATTCCGGACGCCTCGCCATCCACGACTACCTGCGCGGTGTGGCGGCCCGCAACGGCGTGCTCGACAGCATCCGATTCGGCGCCGACGTGACGCACGCCGAGTTCGACGACGCGACCGGCCGCTGGACGGTACACACCGCGGACGGCACCGCGCGCACCGCGGACGTGCTGATCCCCGCGGTCGGACAGCTGTCCCGGCCCGCCCTGCCGGATATCGCGGGCCTCGACACGTTCGCGGGCCCGGCGTTCCACTCCGCGGAGTGGGACCACACGGTCGAACTGAGCGGCAAGCGGGTCGCCTGTATCGGCACCGGCGCGAGCGCTATCCAGTTCGTCCCCGAGATCCAGCCGCGGGTGGCCGAATTGACGCTGTTCCAGCGCACACCGGCCTGGGTGATCCCCAAGTTCGACACCGATTACTCGCCGGTCCAGCACCGGTTGTTCGCCCGCCTGCCCGGCGCGCTGCTGGTCGAGCGGTTCGGCTGGTGGGCGATCGCGGAGTTCGTCTCGCTCGGCCTGGTGGAGTTCCCGGCCATCGCCCGGCTGGTGGCCCGCATCGCCGAACGGCATCTGCGCAAGCAGGTCGCCGATCCGCGGCTGCGGGCCGAGCTCACCCCGGACTACCCGATCGGCTGCAAGCGCGCCTTGTTCTCCAACGACTACTACCCGGCCCTCACCCAGCCGAACGTGCACGTCGAGACCACCGCCATCACCGAGGTGATGCCCGAGGGCGTACGCACCGCCGACGGCACCGTGCACCCGGCGGACGTGATCATCTACGGCACCGGTTTCAAGGGCACCGAATTCCTCTGGCCCATGGACATCTACGGCCGCGCGGGCCGCAAGCTGTCCGATGCCTGGGCCGAGGGGGCGCACGCGTTCTACGGCATCGCCGTGCCGGACTTCCCCAACCTGTTCCTGGTCTACGGCCCGAACACCAACCTCGGGGTCGGCTCGATCATCTACATGATCGAATCGCAGGCCCGCTATATCCGTCAGGCGGTCGCGCTGCTCGGCGACGGGCGGCGGCTCGAGGTGCGTGCCGACCAGGAGCAGCGGTTCAACGACGCGCTGCAGCAGCGGCTGTCCCGAACCCCGTGGAACTTCTGCTCGAGCTGGTATCGCGACGCCGCGGGCCGGATCACCAACAACTGGCCCGGTTCGCAGACCAGCTACCGCCGTCACCTCCGCAAGCTCGACCCGGCGGACTACACCCTCACCTCCGCAGGCTGA
- a CDS encoding antitoxin: protein MDFKNLAGKALDLAQQNADKVETVIEKAGDIVDQKTGGKFAGQVDSAQEAAKKALRKEG, encoded by the coding sequence GTGGACTTCAAGAACCTGGCAGGCAAGGCGCTCGACCTGGCGCAGCAGAACGCCGACAAGGTGGAGACCGTCATCGAGAAGGCGGGCGATATCGTCGACCAGAAAACCGGCGGTAAGTTCGCGGGGCAGGTGGACTCCGCGCAGGAGGCGGCGAAGAAGGCCCTGCGCAAGGAGGGCTGA
- a CDS encoding ABC transporter ATP-binding protein: MSGLPTADKPAEHGPLRPIELATGAVLGGATVGLVTVGSVIPMAAALNLVAAVPMGMIAHRFRLRALLTAAIAATLVTFVATGLLATIGLLMTSTIAGIIGVQKRRGGGFVTVFGLSVLAGLIWGAFSVGFLQVVTATRNLVFDNIRNASRGIQDLAARQSQLEPLGRAAADITDSVLRWWWLWVGGGAALGIVTTTLFSWFVLGSVLDRLAWLPGHDRLDAPPDDRPIGPLPVTLQGAGFHYPDAQRAALRDIDLTVDVGEFVAVVGHNGSGKSTLTRLLAGLPPTTGTVRRPGSAGLGHPGGTALVMQRPESQTLGVLVADDVVWGLPPELAAEVDVEALLGEVGLAGMGAKETATLSGGQQQRLAVAAALARRPALLIADEATSMIDPDGRRELVELLAALPKRHGMAVVLVTHHEADADAADRVVHLADGRAVDSLPAWPRPARADRRRPMGETLLELRGVRHTYNRGTPWEAAALDSVDLTVRRGEALLVVGGNGSGKSTLAWIMAGLIEPSSGRCELGGKSITKQIGRVELAFQHSRLQLQKQTVGAEIADWGGRATGSGAVGRALDAVGLDRSLAARSIEELSGGQAKRVVLAAIVASHPQVVVLDEPLAGLDPEGRADIVELLARLRDSGLTLIVISHDVEDMSAVCDRTVHLRSGRLLATESATDVAPVPKTLAPHPDPHPAGPASRPGDAAWGLEHGGR; the protein is encoded by the coding sequence GTGAGTGGACTGCCGACAGCTGACAAACCGGCCGAGCACGGGCCGTTGCGTCCGATCGAGCTGGCCACCGGCGCGGTGCTCGGCGGCGCCACCGTCGGGCTGGTCACCGTCGGGTCGGTGATCCCGATGGCCGCCGCGCTGAATCTGGTCGCGGCGGTGCCGATGGGGATGATCGCGCACCGGTTCCGGTTGCGCGCACTGCTCACCGCCGCCATCGCGGCGACCCTGGTCACCTTCGTCGCGACCGGGCTGCTCGCCACCATCGGGCTGCTGATGACCTCGACGATCGCGGGCATCATCGGCGTGCAGAAGCGCCGTGGCGGCGGATTCGTGACCGTGTTCGGCCTCTCGGTGCTGGCCGGGCTGATCTGGGGCGCGTTCTCGGTCGGCTTCCTGCAGGTGGTCACCGCGACGCGCAACCTGGTGTTCGACAACATCCGCAACGCCTCACGCGGCATCCAGGATCTCGCGGCGCGCCAATCGCAACTGGAACCGCTCGGCCGCGCCGCCGCGGATATCACCGATTCGGTGCTGCGGTGGTGGTGGCTGTGGGTCGGCGGCGGCGCCGCGCTCGGCATCGTGACCACGACGCTGTTCTCCTGGTTCGTGCTCGGCTCGGTGCTGGACCGGCTGGCCTGGCTGCCCGGCCACGACCGGCTCGACGCGCCGCCGGACGACCGGCCGATCGGGCCGCTGCCGGTGACCTTGCAGGGCGCCGGATTCCACTACCCGGATGCGCAACGCGCGGCGCTGCGCGATATCGACCTGACCGTGGACGTCGGCGAGTTCGTCGCGGTGGTCGGGCACAACGGCTCCGGCAAATCGACGCTGACCCGGCTGCTCGCGGGCCTGCCGCCGACGACCGGCACCGTGCGCCGGCCGGGCTCAGCGGGCCTCGGGCATCCCGGCGGCACCGCGCTGGTCATGCAGCGGCCGGAGAGTCAGACCCTCGGCGTGCTCGTCGCCGACGACGTGGTGTGGGGCCTGCCACCGGAACTCGCGGCCGAGGTCGACGTCGAGGCGCTGCTCGGCGAAGTCGGTTTGGCGGGCATGGGCGCCAAGGAGACGGCGACGTTGTCCGGCGGGCAGCAGCAGCGGCTCGCGGTCGCCGCGGCACTGGCCCGCAGACCCGCACTGCTCATCGCCGACGAGGCCACCTCGATGATCGATCCCGACGGGCGCCGCGAACTCGTCGAACTGCTTGCCGCGCTGCCGAAACGACACGGCATGGCCGTGGTGCTGGTGACCCACCACGAGGCCGACGCCGACGCGGCCGACCGGGTGGTGCATCTCGCGGACGGGCGCGCGGTGGACAGCCTGCCCGCCTGGCCCCGGCCGGCCCGCGCGGACCGGCGCAGGCCGATGGGCGAGACCCTGCTCGAATTACGCGGCGTACGACACACTTACAACCGCGGCACCCCGTGGGAGGCGGCGGCGCTCGACTCCGTCGACCTCACCGTGCGCCGCGGCGAGGCCCTGCTGGTGGTCGGCGGCAACGGATCGGGCAAGTCCACCCTCGCCTGGATCATGGCCGGATTGATCGAACCCAGTTCCGGCCGTTGCGAACTCGGCGGCAAGTCGATCACCAAGCAGATCGGCCGGGTGGAACTGGCCTTCCAGCATTCCCGGCTGCAATTGCAGAAGCAGACGGTCGGCGCGGAGATCGCGGACTGGGGCGGACGGGCCACCGGCTCGGGCGCGGTCGGGCGGGCGCTGGACGCCGTCGGCCTCGATCGCTCGCTGGCGGCCCGCTCGATCGAGGAGCTCAGCGGCGGCCAGGCCAAGCGGGTGGTGCTCGCGGCCATCGTGGCCAGCCACCCGCAGGTGGTGGTACTGGACGAGCCGCTCGCCGGCCTCGATCCCGAAGGCCGCGCCGATATCGTGGAACTGCTTGCACGGCTACGCGATTCGGGCTTGACCCTGATCGTCATCTCGCACGATGTCGAGGACATGTCCGCGGTGTGCGACCGCACGGTGCACCTGCGGTCCGGGCGGCTGCTCGCCACCGAATCGGCGACGGACGTCGCGCCGGTACCGAAAACCCTCGCGCCCCACCCTGATCCGCACCCGGCCGGGCCGGCGTCGCGACCGGGCGACGCGGCGTGGGGTCTAGAGCACGGAGGTCGATGA
- a CDS encoding lipase family protein: MATPSGIGSGATFVGAATSTRTRRAALLRFGLSVAAAALLTATPIVPSGTAHAQIPPPDADPFYAAPADLAAYAEGAIVDSRQIALFGLPLPVSTWQVKYRSTDAGGAAIADVATVMVPMLPWFGPGPRPLLSYQIAEDSLGSRCAPSYALRGGGDLGGAQALIDTPFMADALRRGWAVVTSDHEGPQARFLDGVNAGHGVLDGIRAARALPAAGLGPQTPITAWGYSGGAFATLWAAQMQPQYAPDVQFAGIAAGGLPSNWPAIAKHVDGTGQAGLAMLILLAAIKDQPSAGVADLLNDRGRAMLAADGNACGPDLVLKYMGARVDDYAAVPDLLSHPSFRAATAGQELGDPAPTVPLYLYHSTTDDVIPPAGFTDLVGRYCAQGADITYLNSPLPGHNPAAAGEALGAMAYLADRVAGAPVPRGCHAR, translated from the coding sequence ATGGCGACTCCGAGCGGAATCGGTAGTGGGGCAACGTTCGTCGGCGCGGCAACATCCACCCGAACCCGGAGAGCGGCCCTGCTCAGATTCGGCTTATCGGTGGCCGCCGCCGCGCTGCTGACCGCGACGCCGATCGTCCCGTCGGGGACGGCGCACGCCCAGATTCCGCCCCCGGACGCCGACCCCTTCTACGCGGCCCCTGCCGACCTCGCCGCCTACGCCGAGGGCGCGATCGTGGACTCGCGCCAGATCGCGTTGTTCGGGCTGCCGCTACCGGTTTCGACCTGGCAGGTGAAGTACCGCAGCACCGACGCGGGCGGCGCCGCCATCGCGGACGTCGCCACCGTCATGGTGCCGATGCTGCCCTGGTTCGGGCCGGGACCGCGGCCGCTGCTGTCGTATCAGATCGCCGAGGACAGCCTCGGCAGCCGGTGCGCGCCGTCCTACGCGCTGCGCGGCGGCGGCGATCTCGGTGGCGCGCAAGCCCTGATCGACACCCCGTTCATGGCCGACGCGCTGCGCCGCGGCTGGGCGGTGGTGACCAGCGATCACGAGGGCCCGCAGGCGCGATTCCTGGACGGGGTCAACGCGGGTCACGGTGTGCTGGACGGTATCCGGGCCGCGCGCGCGTTGCCCGCGGCCGGTCTCGGCCCGCAGACGCCGATCACCGCATGGGGTTATTCGGGTGGGGCGTTCGCGACGCTGTGGGCGGCGCAGATGCAGCCGCAGTACGCGCCGGACGTCCAATTCGCGGGCATCGCCGCGGGCGGCTTGCCGTCGAACTGGCCCGCCATCGCGAAGCACGTGGACGGTACCGGCCAGGCGGGCCTGGCCATGCTCATCCTGCTCGCGGCGATCAAGGACCAGCCGAGCGCCGGTGTCGCCGACCTGCTCAACGATCGTGGTCGAGCGATGCTGGCCGCGGACGGGAACGCCTGTGGTCCCGATCTGGTGCTGAAGTACATGGGCGCCCGCGTCGACGACTACGCCGCCGTCCCGGACCTGCTGTCCCACCCCAGTTTTCGTGCCGCCACCGCAGGCCAGGAGCTGGGCGACCCCGCCCCGACGGTGCCGTTGTACCTGTACCACAGCACCACCGACGACGTGATCCCCCCGGCGGGCTTCACCGACCTGGTGGGCCGCTACTGCGCACAGGGCGCCGACATCACGTATCTGAATTCGCCGCTCCCCGGCCACAATCCGGCCGCCGCGGGCGAAGCGCTCGGCGCCATGGCCTACCTCGCCGACCGGGTGGCCGGCGCTCCCGTGCCGCGGGGTTGCCACGCGCGCTAG
- a CDS encoding antitoxin, whose product MSFADTLKGLVGKGKDAAAKNADKINDAIDKGGDFIDQKTQGKYSDKIAKGKEAAKKAVPPEQPGTPEQPGPQG is encoded by the coding sequence ATGAGCTTCGCCGATACTCTGAAGGGCCTGGTCGGCAAGGGCAAGGACGCGGCAGCCAAGAACGCCGACAAGATCAACGACGCGATCGACAAGGGCGGTGACTTCATCGACCAGAAGACGCAGGGCAAGTACTCGGACAAGATCGCGAAGGGCAAGGAGGCCGCCAAGAAGGCGGTCCCGCCGGAACAGCCGGGTACCCCCGAGCAGCCGGGTCCGCAGGGCTGA
- a CDS encoding MBL fold metallo-hydrolase — MSIRGIMGWAAGALGLTWVVRAAWGIPSAMGASISAIQPYATGATTYRDRQFHNTEPSSQIAAGSAPSLLVSALTKRNAGRPTGVIPLQTPQLPAAAAELAVTWYGHATALIEVDGYRVLTDPVWSERVSPSALVGPTRMHPVPTPLSALPAVDAVIISHDHYDHLDKDTVRELVLRQTAPFLVPIGIGAHLRHWGVPEHRIIELDWGGSVSMSALGRAHADADLTITCTEARHFSGRGLIRNTTLWASWSIVGPTRRAYFGGDTGYTKAFADAGAALGPFDLTLLPIGAYDERWRDVHMNPEEAVRAHADLCVGNAGYGLLVPIHWATFNLAFHGWSEPVRRMVAAAERAGTTIAVPMPGQRVDPDGAPARDSWWEDVG, encoded by the coding sequence ATGAGCATTCGCGGCATCATGGGTTGGGCGGCTGGGGCGCTCGGTCTCACCTGGGTGGTGCGCGCGGCGTGGGGTATCCCCTCCGCGATGGGCGCCTCGATCTCGGCCATCCAGCCGTACGCGACGGGCGCGACCACCTACCGCGACCGCCAGTTCCACAACACCGAGCCGAGTAGTCAGATCGCGGCGGGATCGGCGCCGTCCCTGCTGGTTTCGGCGCTCACCAAACGCAACGCGGGCCGGCCGACCGGAGTGATCCCGTTGCAGACACCGCAGTTGCCCGCGGCGGCCGCCGAACTGGCCGTCACCTGGTACGGGCACGCCACCGCGCTGATCGAGGTGGACGGTTACCGGGTGCTCACCGATCCGGTGTGGAGCGAACGGGTTTCGCCGTCCGCCCTGGTCGGGCCGACTCGGATGCACCCGGTGCCGACGCCGCTGTCCGCCCTGCCCGCGGTGGACGCGGTGATCATCTCGCACGATCACTACGACCACCTGGACAAGGACACCGTCCGCGAACTCGTGCTGCGCCAGACCGCACCGTTCCTGGTGCCGATCGGCATCGGCGCGCATCTGCGGCACTGGGGCGTGCCCGAGCATCGGATCATCGAATTGGATTGGGGCGGTTCGGTTTCGATGTCCGCGCTGGGCCGGGCGCACGCGGACGCGGATCTGACCATCACCTGCACCGAAGCGCGGCACTTCTCCGGCCGCGGACTGATACGCAACACCACGCTGTGGGCGTCGTGGTCGATCGTCGGCCCGACCCGGCGGGCGTACTTCGGCGGCGACACCGGCTACACCAAGGCGTTCGCCGACGCCGGTGCCGCGCTCGGCCCGTTCGATCTGACGCTGCTGCCGATCGGCGCCTACGACGAGCGGTGGCGTGACGTGCACATGAATCCGGAGGAGGCGGTACGCGCGCACGCCGATCTGTGCGTCGGCAACGCGGGTTACGGCCTGCTGGTGCCGATTCACTGGGCCACCTTCAACCTCGCCTTCCACGGCTGGTCCGAGCCGGTGCGCCGGATGGTCGCGGCGGCGGAGCGGGCCGGCACCACGATCGCCGTTCCGATGCCTGGTCAGCGGGTCGATCCCGATGGGGCACCCGCACGGGATTCGTGGTGGGAAGATGTGGGGTGA
- a CDS encoding ATP-dependent DNA ligase has protein sequence MAARRNFGGIEVELSNLDKVLYPATGTTKGEVIAYYSAIAPAMLPHIAGRAVTRKRWPNGVDEPSFFEKNLPSHAPSWIERRTVRHSDRTVTYPLIESEAGMAWLGQQAALEVHVPQWRFDDDERGPATRLVFDLDPGPGAGLAECAKVALAVRDMVEGIGLRAFPVTSGSKGIHLYVPLDRELRGSGASTVAKQVASNLEKLHPDLVTATMSKSVRGGKVFLDWSQNNPSKTTIAPYSLRGREQPNAAAPRSWRELESRKKLRHLRFDEVLARWQSDGDLLAELDPALPQRNTASAESGPDALAKYRSMRDPARTPEPVPADRPVPGEDSRFVVQEHHARRLHWDVRLERGGVLVCWAVPKGPPTSSKQNRLAVHTEDHPLEYLDFHGTIPKGQYGGGEMTIWDSGTYVTEKWRDDEVIVRFHGERLNGRYALIQTNGNQWLMHLMREQHGDAAEPEPNGADTASTGRIIRVSSGPAPFPRGLAPMLATPGDVADLHTDEWCFETKWDGFRLIAEISSGTMTLRSRKGNVVTARYPGIGPLADELAGHEVVLDGEAVVFDDHGVANLGLLQADAARAVFVAFDVLYLDGTSLVRKRYSDRRRVLEALAGTAPSLRVPPRLDGEGADAVRYSQDHGMEGVIAKRRDSVYLPGKRGHSWVKQRNWRTQDVVVGGWRRSEAREFKSLLVGIPYEGRLIYVGRVGTGFNDADMQGLAGRLAKLERKTNPFDNDLTAEERKEAVWVTPKLRGSVRFMNWTETGRLWHPAWLGAQD, from the coding sequence ATGGCCGCCCGCCGGAACTTCGGGGGTATCGAGGTTGAGCTGAGCAACCTCGACAAAGTGCTGTATCCAGCCACCGGCACCACCAAAGGTGAAGTCATCGCCTACTATTCGGCGATCGCGCCCGCCATGCTGCCGCATATCGCCGGTCGAGCGGTCACCAGGAAGCGCTGGCCCAACGGCGTCGACGAACCCTCCTTCTTCGAGAAGAACCTTCCGTCGCACGCGCCGTCCTGGATCGAGCGACGCACCGTCCGGCACTCCGATCGCACGGTCACCTACCCGCTGATCGAATCCGAGGCGGGGATGGCCTGGCTCGGCCAGCAGGCGGCCCTGGAAGTTCATGTGCCGCAATGGCGTTTCGACGATGACGAGCGAGGGCCGGCCACCCGGCTGGTGTTCGACCTGGATCCCGGGCCCGGCGCCGGGCTGGCCGAATGCGCGAAGGTCGCGCTGGCGGTACGCGATATGGTCGAGGGCATCGGCCTGCGCGCGTTCCCGGTGACCAGCGGTAGCAAGGGAATTCATCTCTATGTCCCGCTGGATCGGGAGTTGCGCGGCAGCGGCGCGTCGACGGTGGCCAAGCAGGTCGCGAGCAATCTGGAGAAGCTGCATCCCGATCTGGTGACGGCCACCATGTCGAAATCCGTCCGCGGCGGCAAGGTATTCCTCGACTGGAGCCAGAACAACCCGTCCAAGACCACCATCGCGCCCTATTCGCTGCGCGGGCGGGAGCAGCCGAATGCGGCGGCGCCCCGTAGCTGGCGGGAATTGGAGAGCCGGAAAAAGCTGCGGCACCTGCGTTTCGACGAAGTCCTCGCGCGCTGGCAGTCCGACGGCGACCTGCTCGCCGAGCTGGATCCGGCGCTGCCGCAGCGTAATACCGCCTCGGCGGAGTCGGGCCCCGACGCCTTGGCGAAGTACCGGTCGATGCGTGATCCGGCGCGCACTCCCGAGCCCGTGCCGGCCGACCGGCCGGTGCCGGGGGAGGACAGTCGCTTCGTCGTGCAGGAGCACCATGCCCGGCGGCTGCATTGGGACGTGCGGCTGGAGCGGGGCGGCGTGCTGGTGTGCTGGGCCGTGCCGAAGGGACCGCCCACCTCCTCGAAGCAGAACCGCCTCGCCGTGCACACCGAGGACCACCCGCTGGAGTACCTGGATTTCCACGGCACGATCCCGAAGGGGCAGTACGGCGGGGGCGAGATGACGATCTGGGACTCCGGCACCTACGTCACCGAGAAATGGCGGGACGACGAGGTGATCGTCCGATTCCACGGCGAACGCCTCAACGGGCGCTATGCGCTGATCCAGACCAACGGCAATCAGTGGCTGATGCACCTGATGCGGGAACAGCACGGCGACGCGGCCGAGCCCGAGCCGAACGGTGCGGACACGGCCTCGACCGGGCGGATCATCAGGGTGTCCAGCGGTCCGGCGCCGTTCCCGCGGGGACTGGCGCCGATGCTCGCGACCCCCGGCGACGTCGCGGATCTGCACACCGACGAGTGGTGCTTCGAGACGAAGTGGGACGGCTTCCGGCTGATCGCGGAGATCAGCTCCGGCACAATGACTTTGCGTAGCCGCAAAGGCAACGTGGTGACCGCGCGGTACCCGGGGATCGGGCCGCTGGCCGACGAACTGGCCGGGCACGAGGTGGTGCTCGACGGTGAGGCGGTGGTGTTCGACGATCACGGTGTCGCCAATCTCGGCCTGTTGCAAGCGGATGCGGCGCGGGCCGTGTTCGTGGCCTTCGACGTGCTGTACCTGGACGGCACTTCGCTTGTCCGGAAACGGTATTCGGACCGGCGCCGGGTGCTGGAGGCGCTCGCCGGTACCGCGCCGTCGCTGCGGGTGCCGCCGCGACTGGACGGCGAGGGCGCCGACGCGGTGCGCTACAGCCAGGACCACGGTATGGAAGGCGTGATCGCCAAACGCAGGGATTCGGTCTATCTGCCGGGTAAGCGCGGGCACTCCTGGGTGAAGCAACGCAACTGGCGAACCCAGGACGTGGTGGTCGGCGGCTGGCGGCGCAGCGAAGCGCGCGAGTTCAAGTCGCTGCTCGTCGGCATTCCGTACGAGGGCAGGCTGATCTACGTCGGCCGGGTCGGCACCGGCTTCAACGATGCCGACATGCAGGGGCTGGCGGGACGGTTGGCGAAGCTCGAACGCAAGACGAACCCGTTCGACAACGACCTGACCGCCGAGGAACGCAAGGAAGCGGTGTGGGTGACACCGAAACTGCGCGGCTCGGTGCGGTTCATGAACTGGACCGAGACCGGCCGGCTGTGGCACCCGGCCTGGCTCGGCGCGCAGGACTGA
- a CDS encoding energy-coupling factor transporter transmembrane component T family protein, with amino-acid sequence MSLVLFRQVPVESPVHRLWAGTKMIATFLISLLLMVLPTWPVLGILIAFLIFIGVVARLPLGTLPRLPWWFWALLVAGALINLPVGGQALLRYAQVTIFGLIMVAASFLVAWTTPMSDIAPALAKLGAPLRKLRVPVDEWAVVVALTLRGLPLLMDEIRVLRAARKLRPKDGALYLATENVLIDILTAAMAVSTRRAGELGEAISARGGTGELAAHPSSPGRRDAIALAVVFAVCGGAFALGLALL; translated from the coding sequence ATGAGCCTCGTGCTGTTTCGTCAGGTGCCCGTGGAGAGCCCGGTGCACCGGCTCTGGGCGGGCACCAAGATGATCGCGACCTTCCTGATCAGCCTGCTGCTGATGGTCCTGCCGACCTGGCCGGTGCTCGGCATCCTGATCGCCTTCCTGATCTTCATCGGCGTGGTCGCCCGGCTGCCGCTCGGCACCCTGCCGCGGCTGCCCTGGTGGTTCTGGGCGCTGCTCGTCGCGGGGGCGCTGATCAACCTGCCGGTCGGCGGTCAGGCCCTGCTGCGCTACGCCCAGGTGACGATCTTCGGCCTGATCATGGTGGCCGCGTCCTTCCTCGTCGCCTGGACGACGCCGATGAGCGATATCGCGCCCGCACTCGCCAAACTCGGTGCGCCGCTGCGCAAACTCCGGGTGCCCGTCGACGAGTGGGCGGTAGTCGTCGCGCTCACCCTGCGCGGTCTGCCGCTGCTGATGGACGAGATCCGGGTGCTGCGCGCCGCGCGCAAACTCCGGCCCAAAGACGGCGCGCTCTATCTGGCCACCGAGAACGTGCTGATCGATATCCTCACCGCCGCCATGGCCGTATCCACCCGCCGCGCGGGCGAACTCGGCGAAGCGATCTCCGCGCGCGGCGGCACCGGCGAACTCGCCGCCCATCCCAGCTCGCCGGGACGACGCGACGCCATCGCACTGGCCGTCGTATTCGCCGTGTGCGGCGGCGCGTTCGCCCTCGGCCTCGCGCTGCTCTGA